A genome region from Pseudomonas pergaminensis includes the following:
- a CDS encoding DUF883 family protein: MANTSLRKASLESMEAEISSLLKSLESLKDDASDESRKTLKALKSNAENALKHSRHLISDAYEESKVKIRETGVATRDYAQEHPWTTAGVAVGALGLLAAYLLCKRGD; encoded by the coding sequence ATGGCCAACACTTCTTTACGCAAAGCGTCGCTGGAAAGCATGGAAGCCGAGATTTCGAGCCTGCTCAAGTCCCTTGAGAGCCTCAAGGACGATGCGTCCGACGAGTCGCGCAAAACGCTGAAGGCCCTGAAAAGCAATGCCGAGAATGCCCTCAAGCACTCCCGTCATCTGATCAGCGATGCCTACGAAGAAAGCAAAGTCAAAATCCGCGAAACCGGTGTTGCAACCCGCGATTACGCACAAGAGCACCCATGGACCACAGCCGGCGTCGCTGTCGGTGCACTGGGCCTGCTGGCAGCCTACCTGCTGTGCAAACGCGGTGACTGA